The Armatimonadota bacterium genome contains a region encoding:
- a CDS encoding RsmB/NOP family class I SAM-dependent RNA methyltransferase, with translation MRRLSVQLFTEESEQIRFIESLIDGESKEQAIISVHGKPEVQTFPKLRPLPWQPEFIVRTVDGFKPSKTPAYEKGHIYTFDLSSAFAASLMLNCEPEPKRILDVCSAPGGKGICAWTAFLRGKKDGMLVCNEVLRKRANLLISNIERCKLDRTEVISMDPSALSSRAKAAFDLVLVDAPCSGQSLLSKGTDPGDAFDNRNIGLCVNRQRRILGYSWDCVAPGGYLLYMTCTFNREENEKVVNWMHRELEGIQGIESPRHVDFKSRFSEHPCYRLYPHQGIGAGAFAALFRKSGELPESYPTLDLEPLWPASFE, from the coding sequence ATGCGCCGGCTCTCAGTCCAACTTTTCACAGAAGAGTCGGAGCAGATTCGGTTCATTGAATCGTTAATTGACGGCGAGTCCAAGGAGCAGGCAATAATTTCTGTGCATGGCAAACCGGAAGTCCAAACCTTCCCAAAGCTGCGCCCACTGCCTTGGCAACCCGAATTCATCGTAAGGACGGTGGATGGATTCAAGCCATCCAAAACTCCCGCGTATGAGAAAGGGCATATCTACACATTTGATCTCTCGAGTGCTTTTGCGGCGAGTTTGATGCTGAACTGCGAACCGGAACCTAAGCGCATACTTGATGTGTGCTCCGCGCCAGGTGGCAAAGGAATCTGTGCATGGACCGCGTTCTTGCGCGGCAAAAAGGACGGGATGTTGGTCTGCAACGAAGTTTTGCGGAAGCGGGCCAACTTGCTCATCAGCAACATCGAGCGATGCAAGCTAGATCGGACAGAAGTGATTTCGATGGACCCGTCGGCACTTTCAAGCCGGGCGAAGGCCGCATTTGATCTCGTACTTGTGGACGCACCTTGCAGCGGGCAATCTTTGCTCAGCAAGGGTACCGACCCCGGAGATGCGTTTGACAATCGCAACATTGGGCTCTGTGTCAACCGCCAGCGCAGAATTTTGGGCTACAGCTGGGATTGCGTGGCACCGGGCGGCTATCTGCTGTATATGACGTGTACGTTCAACCGCGAAGAAAACGAGAAGGTTGTGAACTGGATGCACCGCGAGCTAGAAGGCATCCAAGGGATCGAATCTCCACGGCATGTTGATTTTAAGAGTCGATTTTCGGAGCATCCTTGTTACCGGCTCTACCCTCACCAAGGGATCGGTGCCGGTGCATTTGCCGCCTTGTTCCGAAAATCTGGCGAACTTCCTGAAAGCTATCCGACTCTCGATCTCGAACCGTTGTGGCCCGCCAGCTTCGAATGA
- a CDS encoding PilZ domain-containing protein — MKPFISTRARLVRKSSGDQFYGWVTDGPESRLVLKLDHYDEFMAGEPFEIFLSSVKASSSIESTYVGLVDGHCYFTVPSLVRMDPPLPQARRRSMLPMGTIITDSGESHEVEIVDIAPQGIGIESPISFETGDKVRFAVKTEMGPIEIKTEVVYSRFGQGEDSEKCRVGLQFAALGRIDQARWSQLLAS, encoded by the coding sequence ATGAAACCGTTCATTAGCACGCGAGCAAGGTTAGTCCGAAAGTCATCGGGAGACCAATTCTATGGTTGGGTCACCGACGGCCCAGAGTCGCGGCTCGTGCTGAAACTGGATCATTACGACGAATTCATGGCCGGAGAGCCATTCGAGATTTTTCTGTCGAGCGTTAAGGCTTCAAGTTCAATCGAGTCAACCTATGTCGGGCTTGTCGACGGTCATTGCTATTTCACGGTGCCATCGCTGGTCCGAATGGACCCGCCACTTCCTCAAGCACGCCGCCGCTCGATGCTCCCGATGGGCACAATCATTACAGACTCGGGCGAATCGCACGAAGTCGAAATCGTCGATATCGCGCCACAAGGCATCGGAATCGAATCACCAATTTCATTCGAAACTGGAGACAAGGTTCGGTTTGCAGTCAAAACCGAAATGGGTCCGATTGAGATCAAAACCGAAGTCGTCTACAGCCGGTTTGGGCAGGGCGAGGACAGCGAAAAGTGCCGTGTGGGCCTCCAATTCGCTGCTCTCGGTCGCATTGATCAAGCGCGCTGGTCTCAGCTCCTCGCGAGTTAG
- the dnaK gene encoding molecular chaperone DnaK, which translates to MGRTVGIDLGTTNSVVAVMEGGEPIVIATAEGTRTLPSVVGFKNNGERLVGVTAKRQAVVNPENTIQSIKRFMGHKFSEVSQEASRMPYRVKQDSKGNCVVEVPAVGKDFTPEEISAMILQKLKGDAESYLGTSVDQAVITVPAYFNDSQRTATKNAGEIAGLKVLRIINEPTAASLAYGLDKKANETIMVFDLGGGTFDVSVLDVGDGVFEVRSSAGDSHLGGDDFDQKIVDWIATEFKKEQGIDLLQQRDALQRLREAGEKAKIELSTQVSTNINLPFITAVDNQPKHLDMTLTRAKFEELCADLLDRIRKPIEQALDDAKASTSSIDEVILVGGSTRIPMVQELVQSMTSKAPNKSVNPDEAVAIGAAIQAGILGGEVKDILLLDVTPLSLGVETQGGICDKIIERNTTIPTKKSRVYTTAVDNQPEVEIHILQGERPLARDNKSIGKFNLTGLPPAPARIPQIEVTFDIDANGILQVTAKDKATNNEQRITITGSGNLNREEIDRMMKEAEANAEKDRQAQEAAEVKNEADRLCYQVEKQLRDNPSIFSDADKTEAEDKVRELRQAIGTDDLAQIKAAHEALESVSHRIAEELYKSGSQQTQASEEEEPVGAAAGGAKSDGDVIDAEFKEDK; encoded by the coding sequence ATGGGTAGAACAGTAGGAATTGACCTTGGAACGACGAATTCGGTTGTTGCTGTGATGGAAGGCGGTGAGCCAATTGTTATCGCGACAGCAGAAGGCACCCGTACGCTCCCAAGCGTCGTAGGATTCAAGAACAACGGCGAGCGATTGGTGGGTGTGACTGCAAAACGTCAAGCAGTTGTAAACCCAGAAAACACCATCCAGAGCATTAAGCGATTCATGGGTCACAAGTTTAGTGAAGTGAGCCAAGAAGCGTCAAGAATGCCATACCGCGTGAAGCAAGATTCAAAGGGTAACTGTGTGGTTGAAGTTCCTGCGGTTGGCAAGGATTTCACTCCAGAAGAAATCAGTGCGATGATCCTTCAAAAGCTGAAGGGTGACGCTGAATCGTATCTCGGCACTTCTGTGGATCAAGCGGTGATCACCGTTCCGGCATACTTCAACGATAGCCAACGAACGGCGACCAAGAATGCTGGCGAAATCGCTGGGCTCAAGGTCTTGCGAATCATCAATGAGCCGACTGCAGCATCGCTCGCCTACGGTTTGGATAAGAAAGCGAACGAGACGATCATGGTTTTTGACCTTGGTGGTGGAACGTTCGACGTATCGGTCCTCGATGTTGGCGATGGCGTTTTCGAAGTTCGATCGAGTGCTGGCGACAGCCACTTGGGCGGCGATGACTTCGACCAAAAGATCGTGGATTGGATCGCTACGGAGTTCAAGAAAGAGCAGGGAATTGACCTATTGCAGCAGCGCGATGCGTTGCAACGACTGCGAGAAGCCGGCGAAAAGGCAAAGATCGAACTGAGTACTCAAGTCTCGACGAATATCAACTTGCCGTTTATCACCGCGGTTGATAACCAACCAAAGCACCTCGATATGACGCTCACCCGAGCAAAGTTTGAAGAGCTTTGCGCTGACTTGTTGGATCGAATTCGAAAGCCAATCGAGCAGGCTCTCGATGACGCGAAGGCAAGTACTTCGAGCATCGACGAAGTGATTCTGGTCGGTGGTTCGACACGAATCCCGATGGTGCAAGAGCTGGTTCAGAGCATGACCAGCAAGGCACCAAACAAGAGCGTCAATCCGGATGAAGCGGTCGCAATCGGCGCAGCCATTCAAGCTGGAATCCTGGGCGGCGAAGTCAAAGACATCTTGCTGCTGGACGTCACTCCGCTGAGCTTGGGTGTTGAAACCCAGGGCGGCATCTGCGACAAGATCATCGAGCGAAACACGACGATCCCTACCAAGAAGAGCCGGGTCTACACCACGGCTGTGGACAACCAACCTGAAGTGGAAATCCACATTCTTCAGGGTGAGCGACCTCTCGCACGGGATAACAAGTCCATCGGTAAGTTCAATCTCACCGGATTGCCACCAGCACCAGCTCGGATTCCGCAGATTGAAGTGACCTTCGACATCGACGCGAACGGCATCTTGCAAGTGACCGCGAAGGACAAGGCAACCAACAACGAGCAGCGAATCACAATCACCGGATCGGGCAACTTGAACCGCGAAGAAATAGATCGCATGATGAAGGAAGCCGAAGCCAACGCTGAGAAGGACAGGCAAGCGCAAGAAGCGGCTGAAGTCAAGAACGAAGCGGATCGGCTCTGCTACCAGGTCGAAAAGCAACTGCGCGACAATCCAAGCATCTTCAGCGATGCTGACAAGACCGAAGCCGAAGACAAAGTTCGAGAACTTCGCCAGGCGATTGGGACCGATGATCTCGCACAGATCAAGGCCGCTCACGAAGCACTTGAATCGGTGAGCCATCGCATCGCAGAAGAGCTGTATAAGTCAGGCAGCCAGCAGACTCAAGCTTCTGAAGAGGAAGAGCCTGTGGGTGCGGCCGCTGGCGGCGCAAAGAGCGACGGCGACGTGATCGACGCTGAGTTCAAAGAAGACAAGTAA
- the crtI gene encoding phytoene desaturase translates to MPRDALVLGAGIGGLSAAIHLRLRGFDVKVIEQRSKAGGKAAQILVGGYKFDPGPSIVILTRIYEEVFKSAGKRMEDYLQFDRLDPFTTIYQEGKAQPIDLSADESQLFATLKEIAPEDYENFWRLMQGLESVVPGVEDAIFGRPINQPWDMIHPGLMKFAKVVSVRKSAKSEIDRLFQSPLLRAFFYGFPSYSGQSYHSPSPGAFMIPYFMVREGVFWPRGGISAIPTALFNLASDLGVEFEFGQKVTSIMQFDKRISRIQTENGSHEAGVVISNMDRTITRRMLGDQLSPKPSYSYFTVHLGVRRKYPDLKIHNLFIPNGFEQGFEQLYSQKQIPNPPIVYINETSNHDPSTAPEGCSNLFAVFTVPAIEPHLDWKATESTAVEHLITELAKYGIIVDPTEIEVTRVQTPITFEERDGNYRGSLYGPDEAQRLWGFMPQRCRDEKVKNLFYAGGSVQPGAGMPMVTLSGKFAAELAAKAAV, encoded by the coding sequence ATGCCACGAGATGCTTTGGTTCTCGGCGCAGGCATTGGAGGTCTTTCTGCCGCAATTCATCTCAGATTGCGCGGGTTCGATGTCAAAGTCATTGAACAGCGTTCAAAGGCAGGAGGCAAAGCTGCCCAGATTCTTGTTGGCGGCTACAAGTTCGATCCTGGCCCAAGCATCGTCATCCTGACGAGGATTTACGAAGAAGTCTTCAAGAGTGCTGGTAAGCGAATGGAGGACTATCTCCAATTCGACCGCCTCGATCCTTTTACTACGATCTACCAAGAAGGCAAAGCGCAACCGATCGACCTAAGCGCTGACGAGTCTCAACTCTTTGCCACGCTCAAAGAGATCGCGCCAGAAGACTACGAGAACTTCTGGCGGCTGATGCAAGGGCTAGAGTCGGTCGTTCCTGGCGTCGAGGATGCAATCTTTGGCAGACCGATAAACCAACCCTGGGACATGATTCATCCCGGCTTGATGAAGTTCGCCAAAGTCGTCAGCGTCCGAAAATCTGCAAAGTCCGAAATCGATCGGCTGTTTCAATCACCGCTGTTGCGAGCGTTCTTTTACGGCTTTCCTAGCTACTCTGGGCAGAGCTATCACAGCCCGTCGCCTGGCGCGTTCATGATTCCTTACTTCATGGTCCGTGAAGGCGTTTTCTGGCCCCGTGGTGGGATATCGGCGATCCCAACAGCTCTATTCAACCTAGCATCGGACTTAGGAGTGGAGTTTGAATTCGGCCAAAAGGTCACTTCAATCATGCAATTCGATAAGCGGATTTCTCGAATTCAAACCGAGAACGGATCGCATGAAGCCGGTGTAGTCATCAGCAATATGGACCGAACTATCACGCGCCGGATGCTAGGCGATCAACTCAGTCCGAAACCCAGCTATAGCTATTTCACCGTGCACCTGGGAGTTAGGCGCAAATATCCCGATCTTAAGATCCACAACCTTTTCATCCCGAATGGATTTGAACAAGGATTTGAACAGCTCTATTCCCAGAAGCAGATTCCCAATCCACCCATTGTTTACATCAACGAAACCAGCAACCACGACCCATCTACGGCACCAGAAGGCTGCTCAAACCTCTTTGCGGTGTTCACCGTTCCCGCAATTGAGCCGCATTTGGATTGGAAGGCAACGGAGTCCACTGCGGTGGAGCATCTGATCACTGAACTAGCGAAGTACGGAATCATCGTTGATCCAACCGAAATTGAAGTCACCAGGGTCCAAACCCCGATAACCTTTGAAGAGCGGGATGGGAACTATCGTGGATCGCTTTATGGCCCAGATGAGGCTCAGAGGCTCTGGGGGTTTATGCCGCAACGATGCCGCGATGAAAAGGTCAAGAACCTTTTTTACGCAGGAGGATCAGTCCAGCCTGGAGCTGGAATGCCTATGGTCACCCTCAGCGGAAAATTCGCTGCCGAATTGGCGGCCAAGGCCGCCGTTTAG
- a CDS encoding tryptophan 2,3-dioxygenase, whose product MNTREYEASIHTDFKKDLDYGGYLRLDEIFAAQIPQSAPVHHDEMLFIIQHQTSELWMKLIVHELRAALVHVQNDHLEPCFKILARVKHIQRMLFEQWAVLETLTPTEYAQFRSFLGRASGFQSYHYRLIEYMLGNKDPQAVNVFEHKPEVKAELEATLNAPSLYDEFLKHLSRRGFDLPATSLNRDWSKPYTATPELIEVFKQIYMHPENNWDAYEMCEKLVDVEEQFVLWRFRHMKTVERLIGFKTGTGGSSGVNFLKKALDIRLFPELWDVRTEIK is encoded by the coding sequence ATGAACACACGTGAATATGAAGCTTCGATTCACACCGATTTCAAGAAGGATTTGGACTATGGCGGATATCTTCGGCTAGATGAGATTTTCGCCGCTCAGATCCCACAAAGCGCGCCAGTCCATCACGACGAGATGCTGTTCATCATTCAGCATCAAACGAGCGAGCTATGGATGAAGTTGATTGTCCACGAGCTTCGAGCGGCTCTAGTTCACGTGCAAAACGATCATCTGGAGCCGTGTTTCAAAATCTTGGCTAGGGTAAAGCACATCCAGCGGATGCTTTTTGAGCAGTGGGCCGTCCTCGAAACCTTGACCCCAACCGAATACGCCCAATTCCGGTCATTCCTTGGTCGGGCAAGTGGATTCCAAAGCTACCATTACCGGCTGATCGAATACATGTTGGGCAACAAGGATCCCCAGGCAGTCAATGTCTTTGAACACAAGCCAGAAGTCAAAGCAGAGCTTGAAGCCACTCTCAATGCGCCGAGTCTCTACGACGAATTCTTGAAGCATCTCAGCCGGCGAGGATTTGATCTTCCAGCGACGTCGCTGAATCGGGACTGGTCTAAGCCCTACACCGCTACGCCAGAGCTAATCGAAGTGTTCAAACAGATCTACATGCACCCCGAAAACAATTGGGATGCTTACGAGATGTGCGAAAAGCTGGTCGATGTGGAAGAGCAGTTTGTTCTTTGGCGCTTCCGACACATGAAAACGGTGGAGAGGTTGATTGGCTTCAAAACTGGAACCGGCGGCTCTTCAGGCGTCAACTTCCTCAAGAAGGCGCTCGATATTCGATTATTCCCTGAGTTGTGGGATGTCAGGACTGAAATCAAGTGA
- a CDS encoding 2,3-bisphosphoglycerate-dependent phosphoglycerate mutase, whose amino-acid sequence MPTLVLVRHGQSLWNLQNRFTGWVDVPLTSQGESEARAAGQKLKGMPFDVAYTSALTRAQRTLALILEEMGNPIPIIRDEALNERHYGDLQGMNKDDMREMYGEDQVHIWRRSYDIPPPNGEALKNTAERTIPFYNRCIFGDLKQGRNVLVVAHGNSNRSIVMALEKLDGDSIMKVELATGIPLVYDVSLTGEVINKKILD is encoded by the coding sequence ATGCCAACTCTCGTTCTCGTCCGTCACGGTCAATCCTTGTGGAATCTGCAAAACCGCTTTACGGGTTGGGTGGATGTGCCGCTGACCTCTCAAGGCGAATCAGAAGCGAGGGCCGCCGGACAGAAGCTTAAGGGCATGCCGTTTGACGTCGCTTACACGAGTGCGCTTACACGGGCACAGCGCACCTTGGCTCTGATTCTGGAAGAGATGGGCAACCCAATCCCCATCATCCGCGACGAAGCGCTGAATGAGCGACACTACGGCGACTTGCAAGGGATGAACAAGGATGACATGCGGGAGATGTACGGCGAAGATCAAGTCCACATTTGGCGCCGAAGTTATGACATTCCGCCACCAAACGGCGAGGCACTCAAGAACACGGCAGAGCGAACTATCCCGTTCTACAATCGGTGCATCTTTGGCGACTTAAAGCAAGGTCGAAATGTCCTCGTGGTCGCTCACGGGAATAGCAACCGGTCCATCGTCATGGCGCTTGAAAAGCTGGATGGCGATTCGATTATGAAAGTCGAGCTCGCGACCGGAATCCCATTGGTATACGATGTCAGCTTGACCGGCGAAGTCATCAACAAAAAGATCCTGGACTAA
- a CDS encoding aminotransferase class V-fold PLP-dependent enzyme: MSALNEQIIAQTIRPRFSRVLARDEVYLANHSLGRPLDVYQEDVIQALDAWPDLMDEAWSHWMKVLNEWTSGIAQLLHWPVSDGIIPKSSAGQGLRAVLNAYPNRPVKVVSTTLEFDSIDFVLKAYAEHGAATIDWVHPSSNEQGIPKFTAEDVLSRIAPGTDLVVLSLVFFTTGQVMPGVQEIITKAHSVGAKVVLDSYHAAGVIDFNYPEADFIVGGSYKYLRGGPGACFLAVNPACYSMKTLDTGWFAKKDPFEFKRENEPLRSEGGWGWYESTFSVIPLAQALPGLRFLLEVGVQNSRDYNLQTLGKIREILAQYGGFVPENPDEWAGYALFATPEFKKVIKRFRDEKIVVDGRQGLVRFGPDILTGSDDLNRLAEAARKVLHS, translated from the coding sequence GTGAGTGCCCTGAACGAGCAAATCATCGCACAAACCATCCGGCCTAGATTCTCGCGAGTGCTGGCTAGGGACGAGGTTTATCTGGCAAACCACTCCCTTGGGCGACCTCTTGATGTGTATCAAGAGGACGTGATTCAGGCACTTGACGCATGGCCGGACCTCATGGACGAAGCGTGGAGTCACTGGATGAAAGTGCTCAACGAATGGACTTCTGGCATTGCGCAACTCTTGCATTGGCCGGTCAGTGACGGGATCATCCCGAAGTCAAGCGCTGGTCAAGGACTGCGTGCAGTATTAAATGCGTACCCGAATCGACCCGTAAAGGTCGTCAGCACCACCTTAGAATTTGATTCGATTGACTTCGTGCTCAAGGCGTACGCCGAGCATGGCGCCGCAACAATCGACTGGGTGCACCCCTCGTCCAACGAGCAAGGGATTCCGAAGTTCACGGCGGAGGATGTGCTGAGCCGCATCGCTCCAGGCACGGACCTCGTCGTGCTGAGTCTCGTTTTCTTTACCACGGGGCAAGTGATGCCTGGGGTGCAGGAGATCATCACCAAGGCACACTCGGTTGGCGCGAAAGTAGTGCTCGATAGCTACCATGCGGCTGGCGTCATCGACTTCAACTATCCGGAAGCGGATTTCATCGTCGGTGGGAGTTACAAGTATCTACGTGGAGGACCAGGAGCCTGCTTCTTGGCCGTGAATCCGGCATGTTACAGCATGAAAACTCTGGACACCGGATGGTTCGCCAAGAAGGATCCATTCGAGTTCAAACGAGAGAATGAGCCACTGAGATCGGAAGGCGGGTGGGGATGGTATGAGTCCACTTTCTCGGTCATTCCGCTAGCTCAGGCACTGCCCGGACTCCGTTTCTTGCTCGAAGTCGGAGTGCAGAATTCGAGGGACTATAACCTGCAAACGCTCGGCAAGATTCGCGAAATCTTGGCGCAATACGGTGGGTTTGTCCCTGAGAATCCAGATGAATGGGCTGGATACGCGTTATTTGCTACGCCTGAGTTCAAAAAAGTCATCAAGCGATTCCGAGACGAGAAGATTGTGGTGGACGGACGCCAAGGATTGGTTCGGTTTGGCCCAGATATCCTCACCGGATCGGATGATCTGAACCGGCTCGCGGAAGCTGCAAGAAAGGTGCTCCATTCCTAA
- a CDS encoding DUF1559 domain-containing protein yields MPKNKGFTLIELLVVIAIIAILAAILFPVFAQAREAAKKTQCLNNTKQIALAVVMYNTDNDERYPAWAALSAPVNGGNTSFVSPDIQILPYIKSVNIFTCPDDATPRMPATSVPFNDGNYRKMALRRSYQYVGNIHTREANGFDANTGVTTYIGPTTWLYSGRTDSDIDESANTVSWLEVWPVDQNDPYVGGIWGSGFIDCDTYKLAGRKVGTGPAPPGCTNWLNRKPTPGHNGTLTNTAFCDGHSKGLTWGKLRENDFAMFKAKKSATVFVP; encoded by the coding sequence ATGCCGAAGAACAAAGGCTTTACTTTGATTGAGCTGCTCGTCGTGATCGCGATCATTGCGATCCTTGCTGCGATTCTATTTCCGGTTTTCGCGCAGGCGCGCGAGGCGGCAAAGAAGACTCAATGTCTGAACAACACCAAGCAGATTGCGCTCGCTGTCGTGATGTACAACACCGATAACGATGAGCGTTACCCGGCCTGGGCTGCGCTTTCCGCGCCTGTGAATGGTGGAAACACGAGCTTTGTCTCGCCAGATATTCAGATTTTGCCGTATATCAAGTCGGTCAACATTTTCACTTGCCCAGATGACGCAACGCCGCGAATGCCAGCGACGTCGGTTCCTTTCAACGACGGGAACTATCGCAAAATGGCTCTTCGAAGGTCGTATCAATATGTTGGCAATATCCACACTCGGGAAGCAAACGGATTTGACGCGAACACCGGCGTGACAACCTACATCGGCCCGACCACTTGGCTCTATTCAGGCCGAACCGATTCGGACATCGATGAGAGCGCGAATACGGTTTCGTGGCTAGAAGTTTGGCCAGTCGACCAGAACGACCCATACGTGGGCGGTATTTGGGGTAGCGGATTCATTGACTGCGATACTTACAAACTCGCTGGACGAAAGGTTGGAACCGGACCAGCACCTCCTGGATGCACCAACTGGTTGAATCGAAAGCCGACCCCTGGTCACAATGGCACCCTCACAAACACGGCGTTTTGCGATGGTCACTCCAAGGGCCTGACCTGGGGCAAACTTCGCGAGAACGACTTCGCAATGTTCAAAGCGAAGAAGTCAGCGACTGTATTCGTCCCATAA
- a CDS encoding dihydroorotase: MRFDLRILGGTVVSSAGQSIMDVGVRNGSIIALGDLSLDTSDQTIDAAGNLILPGGIDTQVHFREPGPTHKEDIESGSRGAILGGITTFLEMPNTDPTTTTAEALQAKVDSALATSWADFGFFVGASTSNIDELAQLEMLPGTPGVKIFMGSSTGTLLVDDPDDLRRVFENTKRRTPLHSEDEARLRARKSLISNAPHPREHPFLRDAEAAVISTKLAIDLSEKTGHPIHILHVSTGDEIRLIADAKARALGTTCEVTPQHLFFCAEDYERLGTRLQMNPPIRSAEHRDRLWEALNAGIFDVFGSDHAPHTLEEKAKPYPESPSGIPGVQTILLILLEFVSQGRLTLEKLVKMLCENPCALYGIERKGYIRERSDADLVIVDPKSEWTITDNWIQSKCGWTPYDGVHAHNKIEHVFLRGQHVVSDGKLMDRPAAKAVTYSWKGTL, translated from the coding sequence ATGCGTTTTGACTTGCGGATTCTAGGCGGCACGGTGGTGTCGAGTGCGGGCCAATCGATCATGGATGTCGGAGTGCGAAACGGCTCGATCATCGCTCTCGGCGATCTCTCTTTGGACACTAGCGACCAGACCATCGACGCGGCCGGCAACCTCATATTGCCGGGTGGAATCGACACGCAGGTTCACTTCCGCGAACCTGGTCCAACGCACAAAGAAGATATCGAATCTGGGTCGCGCGGCGCGATATTAGGCGGCATCACGACATTCTTAGAGATGCCGAATACGGACCCAACGACGACCACCGCGGAAGCTCTTCAAGCGAAAGTGGATTCCGCGCTGGCGACGTCTTGGGCAGATTTTGGGTTCTTTGTCGGTGCCTCAACGAGCAATATCGACGAGCTCGCCCAACTCGAAATGTTGCCCGGAACTCCCGGCGTGAAGATTTTCATGGGTTCATCGACGGGCACCTTACTCGTTGACGATCCGGACGATCTCAGGAGAGTTTTTGAGAACACTAAACGCCGAACGCCACTTCATTCAGAGGACGAGGCGCGGCTTCGTGCACGCAAGTCGCTAATCAGTAACGCACCGCACCCGCGCGAGCATCCCTTCTTGCGCGATGCTGAAGCCGCTGTGATCAGCACAAAACTCGCGATTGATCTGAGCGAGAAAACGGGTCATCCAATCCACATTTTGCATGTTTCGACAGGGGACGAGATTCGGTTGATTGCCGACGCCAAAGCACGCGCGCTCGGCACAACCTGCGAAGTGACCCCGCAACACCTGTTCTTCTGTGCAGAAGATTACGAGCGGCTCGGCACCCGGCTCCAAATGAATCCCCCGATACGATCCGCAGAACATCGAGATAGGCTTTGGGAGGCTCTAAATGCGGGGATATTCGATGTGTTTGGAAGCGATCATGCCCCCCACACGCTGGAAGAAAAGGCAAAGCCGTATCCCGAATCGCCGAGCGGAATACCGGGCGTCCAGACAATCTTGCTGATCCTATTAGAATTTGTGTCACAAGGCAGATTGACCCTTGAGAAGCTCGTCAAAATGCTCTGCGAAAACCCTTGCGCCCTCTACGGAATCGAAAGGAAGGGGTATATCCGAGAACGCAGTGATGCCGATTTGGTCATTGTCGATCCGAAGTCGGAATGGACCATCACCGATAACTGGATTCAGTCGAAGTGCGGCTGGACCCCCTATGATGGCGTTCACGCCCACAACAAGATCGAACACGTCTTCCTTCGTGGGCAGCACGTGGTGAGCGACGGAAAGCTGATGGATCGCCCGGCAGCCAAAGCCGTGACTTACAGTTGGAAAGGTACCCTTTAG